The Juglans microcarpa x Juglans regia isolate MS1-56 chromosome 8S, Jm3101_v1.0, whole genome shotgun sequence genome has a window encoding:
- the LOC121244232 gene encoding uncharacterized protein At4g02000-like: MEEMEDVWRRLKLNDEEESSIEIQQDVVGLTKLKGERSLVGKVISDRKIGRDIVRSMMEKMWKVGKPLEFHDIGSNCFVISFVNRRDKVRVLDGCPWLFDNHLFVLKDFDGESQPSQFDFDHACLWMQMLNLPLSYMNKKMGEVIGRSVGEVMEVDVQEDGVAWGRCLRVKVDCDLRRPLARGRTIVVEGRSSWVPFQYEKLPRICFNCGRIIHEKDGCKEREGNSS, from the coding sequence ATGGAGGAAATGGAGGATGTGTGGAGAAGGTTGAAGTTGAATGATGAGGAGGAGAGTTCGATTGAAATTCAACAGGATGTGGTAGGGTTGACAAAATTGAAGGGCGAAAGAAGTTTGGTTGGGAAGGTGATTTCGGATCGAAAGATTGGAAGGGATATTGTCAGATCGATGATGGAAAAGATGTGGAAGGTTGGTAAACCGTTAGAATTTCATGATATTGGGAGTAAttgttttgttatttcttttgtcaATCGAAGAGATAAAGTGAGAGTTCTTGATGGTTGTCCATGGTTGTTTGATAACCATTTGTTTGTTCTCAAGGATTTTGATGGGGAATCGCAGCCTAGTCAGTTTGATTTCGATCATGCTTGTCTGTGGATGCAGATGCTGAATTTACCTCTGAGttatatgaataagaaaatggGGGAGGTAATTGGAAGATCTGTGGGGGAGGTTATGGAGGTAGATGTACAAGAGGATGGTGTGGCTTGGGGGAGGTGTTTGAGAGTGAAGGTGGACTGTGATTTAAGAAGGCCTTTAGCTCGTGGAAGAACCATTGTTGTGGAGGGAAGATCTAGCTGGGTGCCATTTCAGTATGAGAAATTGCCTAGGATTTGCTTTAATTGTGGAAGGATTATTCATGAGAAGGATGGATGTAAGGAAAGGGAGGGGAATTCTAGTTAG